A genomic window from Daphnia carinata strain CSIRO-1 chromosome 9, CSIRO_AGI_Dcar_HiC_V3, whole genome shotgun sequence includes:
- the LOC130688392 gene encoding LOW QUALITY PROTEIN: F-box/LRR-repeat protein 5-like (The sequence of the model RefSeq protein was modified relative to this genomic sequence to represent the inferred CDS: inserted 2 bases in 1 codon) — MAPMFPDEVNVFLVPHSRMKDLVGSYMDQLSTADFHSNGALEHLLPLLENTFTEFKSHEHIENQYIMERLKQRLKLVNVTSQSVCNCHGDSQLVEILNLLRDGYTCTSKSLSERINFGSQLQKXLSEFTEQFIPHMKEEEEIFQPLLMKYFAYEELRLLKEQVIQQHEIWKEKLLAQKETAENMLALLNTVASEVSEYRSSGDDEEYQETLQTLVELTCENLSNKKIGHETILASFDDLPEEMILHIFSYLNPADRIRCAQVNKHWNMLIYSPQLWKTIYPTNWAKGFYDFQYRDPYTLVESEWKTKSLLDDDDDISTAEEVLSSQAQKEIQCYEKFVMNALVRIGEGVHRLVVAGGLNLSSTILHSMLVLCPNIQHLDASYTNITDLSFKGLSLKKACIYLEHLDLTGCRFITDVGLERLGNCFKSPLARSFPSSKCGSCCQSCKNCPKYPDVTPTDNNRYGSNNSLIENDVSSPGLVYLCLSGCTSVTDFGLGSLLEVTVQKESLRFMDLSGCSLLSGRGLKSIVEQSSRLQPEDLYYCNRIQEGPYPQEANGCQNLECPLRGCCCFDQ; from the exons ATGGCTCCCATGTTCCCTGATGAAGTTAATGTATTCCTAGTACCGCATTCCAGAATGAAGGATCTAGTGGGGAGCTACATGGATCAG CTTTCCACTGCAGATTTTCATAGTAATGGAGCTCTGGAACATCTGCTTCCTCTTCTGGAGAATACTTTCACTGAATTCAAAAGCCACGAGCATATTGAGAACCAGTATATCATGGAACGGCTCAAGCAAAGGCTCAAACTGGTCAATGTCACCAGCCAGTCTGTTTGTAACTGCCATGGGGACAGTCAACTAGTTGAG ATACTCAATTTATTGCGTGATGGGTACACATGCACCAGCAAATCACTATCCGAGAGAATCAATTTTGGCTCTCAGCTCCAAAA GCTGTCTGAATTCACCGAACAATTCATTCCTCACAtgaaggaggaagaagaaattttccaGCCTCTACTTATGAAATACTTTGCCTATGAAGAACTGCGATTGCTCAAGGAACAGGTTATCCAGCAGCATGAAATCTGGAAGGAGAAACTGCTGGCCCAGAAGGAAACGGCCGAGAATATGCTCGCTCTCCTCAACACGGTCGCTTCTGAGGTTTCCGAATATCGTTCTTCTGGTGACGACGAAGAATACCAAGAGACTTTGCAAACGCTAGTCGAATTGACTTGTGAAAATCTTTCCAACAAAAAGATTGGACATGAAACAATTCTAGCTAGTTTCGATGATCTTCCTGAGGAAATGATTCTACacattttttcctatttgaaTCCAGCTGACCGGATCCGCTGCGCTCAAGTAAACAAGCACTGGAACATGCTGATATACTCTCCCCAATTATGGAAGACTATTTACCCCACTAATTGGGCCAAAGGCTTTTATGACTTTCAATACCGTGATCCGTACACCTTGGTAGAATCCGAATGGAAAACAAAGTCTTTGCtcgacgacgatgatgacaTATCTACCGCAGAAGAGGTTTTGTCATCGCAAGCGCAAAAGGAAATACAGTGCTACGAAAA GTTCGTTATGAATGCCTTAGTTCGTATTGGAGAAGGTGTACACCGTCTGGTAGTTGCAGGTGGTCTCAATTTAAGCAGCACCATCTTGCACTCCATGCTCGTACTGTGTCCTAATATCCAACACCTGGATGCCAGTTACACGAACATTACCGACTTATCTTTTAAAGG ATTGTCGTTGAAGAAAGCTTGCATCTATTTGGAACATTTGGATCTGACTGGTTGTCGTTTCATTACCGATGTTGGTCTCGAACGCCTCGGCAATTGTTTCAAATCGCCATTGGCTCGTAGTTTTCCTAGTTCTAAATGCGGATCATGTTGTCAGTCATGTAAGAATTGTCCGAAGTATCCTGATGTAACGCCAACGGACAATAATCGCTATGGTAGCAACAACAGTTTGATTGAAAACGACGTTTCGTCTCCTGGTCTGGTTTACCTGTGCTTATCAGGTTGCACATCCGTTACCGATTTTGGGTTAGGATCCTTGTTGGAAGTAACAGTACAGAAAGAAAGTCTGCGTTTTATGGACCTCAGTGGTTGCTCATTGCTGTCGGGACGTGGCCTTAAATCTATTGTAGAACAATCGTCTCGTCTGCAGCCGGAAGATCTTTACTATTGCAACCGAATTCAAGAAGGCCCATATCCACAGGAAGCAAATGGATGCCAAAATTTGGAATGTCCTCTCAGAGGCTGTTGCTGCTTTGATCAGTAA